From Aegilops tauschii subsp. strangulata cultivar AL8/78 chromosome 5, Aet v6.0, whole genome shotgun sequence:
TGGGTGGATTTCTCCGTGCATTAATCATGTCGTATATTGTTCCCTCGACTCGGACGGTGGCTATACTAGTTATCTATATTCTCCCTCACAAAGTTCATATGTCTATTATGCTACGGAgacatctccaacagccgcgctaCGCACGGCGCGTTAAAAACCCATTTAAAGCGTGCGGATCGTCTATTTTCGCACGGCGGGTCCGTTTGCTCTAGCGGCCGCTGCAAATTTAGCGCGCGCGAGCCGCTCCAGCAGCCGCTGCAAAAACTGCGCTCGCTCGCGCACAAATAACATATGCACTCTAAACTAATATAAAAAAACATATGCATAGATTGAAATACATAAAAAACGATACATAGATATTTTATAATGCATACATAGTTTAtcatagcatagatagataaaaaaaagtAATCCAACACGATAAAAACTACTCCCTCCGGACTTATTAGGCCCCTTAGGCCCTCCCGTCCGACTACCAAGGAAAGTTAACTGGAAACGGGGCATGCATGCGAGATTTGCGTCGCGGGGCAGCATTATCAAGGATATAATTAATGCATAGACGCTGCATGCGTGTAGATTTGGCGCTTCGGTTGCAGCTCCATCCAATAGTCCCGTAGAAAATTAATTCGAAGGCGTTGCATGCGCAAGCTCCAGAGGTAACGATGGGTGCAAGTCATGCAGGATTGTGGCTGCATAATTATTCATAATATAAATGACGTGTGCCATACTAAGCATCAGCTAATTACTTGAGGGATTAATACCTAAACTAACGTGCGCGAATAGGGGACTGCCTTGGTCTTGCCAATTTGGTTGGTGGACCTAATAAACCCGAACGGAGAGAGTACAGTGCAACTAGATAAAAACTACGATGCAATTAGATAAAAACTACGGTGCAACTAGAACCTACTTCAAGTCGTCCTCATCATCATTCTTGCTGGTGTCGTCCGAGGTATCGAGCCATGCGTCTTCCCAATGAGGATCGTCTGAGTCGAAGAACAACTCCCCACCTGCGTTAAATAGATCGCACTGCGCCTCCGCGAGTGCCTTCCGCCGACGCCTCTCCGCCCGCTCCGCACGGTGCCTTGCCGTCCTCTCCATCCAGAAGGCGTTCTCGTCGGTGACGTCCTGCTGGTATCGCTGGCACCACTCCGCCATGGCTCGCTCGTCCGCCTTTGTGATGAGGAGGCGGCGCCGGCGTCTGTGGTATTCCTCACGGTCCTGGTATGTTATAAGACGAGGCGGAGGGGCGACGGACTGCGCCTGCTCGCACATCCAGACGTCGTGGAAATTCATCTGCGCGCGAGGCGTCTGGAGGCGCCACGCcaccgcgtcgtacgcgcggggcGGCCTCGTGCGGGGTCTCGAACGTGCCGAGGGCGAGGCGGACGGCGCCGGACCGAATCTCAGCGTAGAAGGCGCCGGAGGGGCGCTGGCAGACGCTGCGGTAGCCCGAAGATCCCCGGCGGCGCGGCGACATGGTGGCGCGTCGGTGGCGGGGCGAGGAAGCGGCAGAGGAAGCAGAGGCAGCGGGGAGAGAGTGCGTGGCAATGTGGATAGCGATGGGAGGCCGCGTGACGGGCGCAGCAATTTATAGGCGCGCTGGAAGCGGTGCGCCAAATCTAGCGCACAACCTCCCGCTTTTCCCCGCGCGCGCAATCATTTCGCGCGCGCCCGAGTTTCCCGCCTCCGCTGGAGCGCGCGAAAACGTCCCGCGCACGCTAAAATGGCAGTTTACCATGCACGCGGTTTTTGCCGctgctgttggagatgctctaataagTAATGTGTATTTGCTTTTGGCAAAAATTCTACAATGTAATGTGTATTTATCTTTTTCTCTTAGTTTTTCGTGCGTGCCCTTTCACCATCCAGTAGACCAGTACATGTCTTGAATAAAAAGTAGTACGTAGTCCCCCAATAGGAAGGTAGAACCGTAGAAAAAAAAAATCTCTCTCCTGATTGCATTAGTAAGTgtgcacgtgcaacgcacgtcTTGACAAATATTACAACCAAATGTGAGAATTCACATGCATAGAATACATTCTGATAGCACTAAATATACTATAATTTGGCCTATAATTTAAATGAGTTTCAAGAAATACTATAATTTAGCATTGTATGCATAGAGCAAGAACATAAGTAATTGTCTCAATGATTCCCTATAAGCTTATGCAGTTCTCATCGATGTTGTCTAAAGCTTCATTCTTGGTGTAGTAGAGCAAGTGCACGAAAAAAAAATTGTTATGAGAATCAACATGCATGCCCCGTATTTGGCACTATACATACTAACAAACTTTTGATGGAAGAAACCTAAACTGAGCATGATATTGTTGATAGTGATTTGCACGGGCATTGCACCACGATAAATATCATCTAGTGCCACTTTTTATGTTCACCAGCGATAATGATAGGATGGTTCGTATCCACAGCCAAAAAAATATCCTTGCACGTTCCTAGTCACTCGTTCATATTGCCACTTTTTATGTTCGTCATCGATAATGATAGAATTGTTAGTGTCCCTTCTTGAAAATTAATGAATTGTGGCATGAACACTCTTAAACAGTGGGCACTGCTGAAATCTAAGGTCGGCTGACGTGTGTCCAATTCGGGATCAATTTTCTAAACCTAGAGTTATGCACAACTAAAAGCAGCAGCCTACGTGCGTAATTGTCCTGTGACTTGAAAGAGTCAAGATGTGGAACCAAATTTGTTGTGTGCGAAAAAATTATCATACGCCTCTAACCCAATAAGTATAGCTCAAGACTCCCATAGCTCAACATCCTCTATTCAACGTAGTCCCACCCGTGTGGACGCTTATCCTCCATCCCACCCTCATCGACAGTGGATGCATGTCGGCCTAATCACAATGCATCTGAACATGGTCGATCCCAAGGCGATGTGCTCGGACGCCTAATGGCACACCCGTTAGTGAACAACGCTAACACAATGGGATGTTTAGGACTTTAAAAGCTAACTGAATTGGACTATAAAGAACTGATTAATTACAATACATGGTGAATCACATTTGTTCTCCTGAGTAGCTTGCTAGCTCGACCATAATAGAAATACAAATAGTTTATTCTGAAAACTATTAGCCATTATTTATAGTTCAAGAGATCTGCCAAAATTTAATAGTACTTCGGAAATCAGGTATACACAAACTTACGCCCTGGTTAACACGTCTGTTACCACATATGATTCTGCAATGTAACACTAAGAAAAAACAACAATAGATGTCCAGTGATTcgcaaaaaaacaacaacaacaatagaTCTCCAGCATTTTGTCAATAATCAGCAAATTAGAGGACATGTACACACTATTTGAAGTTTGAAATTTTAGATTGAACAATGGCATGATTAAGTTCTCAAGTAGCGCCATCAGCTCTTTTTAGTTTTGTACACCCATTTGTCTTTTGTTTCAGTACTCTTATTTACATGCAACAAttaggcaaaaaaaaaaaaacgttCTCCATGCAACATGAGCTCTTTTAAGTACTGTACACCCATCAGTCTTAAAAAGTAGTGCTAGGTGTACATTACCTGCAAAAAATCCCCATAATTAAACATATCTTCTTTTGTAAATGAAACTTCACCAAGCAAACCTGAAGAATTTCATTAAAAACAGTCATTGACTTCACATGGAATCAAACAGCATATGTACGTGAATGGTTGCCTAAAAAGTGCTAGAACAAACATGTCCAATTGAATTGTTTTCGGCACTGGATCAACTAATAAACTTACTCATAGACTGAAAAGTAGGAAACATCATGGAAATTCGTAGCTTTGTACTTACCAGCTGATCTATGGATTTCACTAATGCCAAGTATCTTGGTTTGCTTTTTATTGTAGAGTTTTACTTTGACGCACATATAGAAGAACGATGAGGCATGTTTACTGATTCACATGTCCATGCAACATTCGCTTGACCTTCTCTGCTAATGCGGATGCAGTTAGAACTATTTTTGAATGCATAAAATCTGTCAAAGCAAGAAGATATGCACGGTTTATGTTCTGTTCCTCAAGAAGATATGCATGGACAGACATATTGATAAGCTGAATACAAGTATTGCTGATGCAATATTCAGCCAAAGTGTGTCATCACCAATCAGGGAGACCCATGACTCATGCAAAGTGCTAGTCTGGTACTCACTTTCATCACCCCATCCCCACTGCCGCAGCTGCACGAACAGCCATCGGTGTACTCCATGCTCTTCTATAGCTTAGACATGAACACAAATATCCGATCTGCTATTCTGCAATAAGAAGATCGGAAAATCCTTGACCACTCGAGATGTGAGGAGCGTAGGGTGGGGGTTTCCTAGGGTGTCTAGTAAACGGAGTATCATGGAAAAAGGAAGATAACGATTAGCCTTTCCACTGAATTTTCAAGTTTGTCAAATATGCATGGACAGATATGCCATGCTTCGAATTTACACCAAAAGCTACATCTGCTTGCAAAGAAATATTGACCTGTCCATTGCTCTCCGGTAGTTCCACGTTTGTAATCTCAATTCTCTGTGGTCAAATCATATTCATGGGGGGGTATGATTATTGTTTTACTTGCGTCACTCAAGAATGCAGAGATGTGTCTTAGAAATAAATTGAAATTTGTTCTGATTCTGTCAGTCAAGAAAGGGAGATTTGGACAGCTACTTCAAGACAATAAACAAATGATTTTTAAATTCTCTTAGTTTCccttccaaaataattctcttaGCCTGAGTATTGGATTCCTAAACAGTGGCTTAGCAGCCAGTGTTAACGTTTGAACTCAAGTACACGCCATCATATCAGATACAATGAGCAACCTTCAGAAAATGAAACATTAATGCAGTAAATCTAAACTGAATTTTGGTCATGATTTAGATGGGCAGATCGCAAGAGAGAAAAGTGAAAAGAGAAGATGGCAGTTGCAGAAAATTACCGGCCAGTACATGCATCTGATATTGATGGTGGTGTGGCGTGCGCCGGGCGGCGGCCTCATTTCGCCACCACCAAAGTGCACGCCAGCTATGAGCTGACCTGTGCAGCCACTGTCAGTGCCACATCTCCCGTGCGGGACCCCGCGGGAAAGGGTGCTGCCGGCGGCAGTCCCGTCGATGGCCAGCACAGCGCCCGTGGCATGGCTAGATCAGCTCGCACACGGGCCTGCTCCTGCGCTCGGCACTACGCGTCCCCCCGGCGACGACACACCCTGACATAGCGAGGCGTCGAGGCCTCGTCCTAGTGACAGATGCTGACAGCCGGAGGCTGCCCCGCTCTGGACGAAACGGCGGCCTCCATCCCGGAGTGCACAGCAGCCTCCATCCTGGAATGCACGGCGGTCCTCGGCCCGTCGCTACTCCTCCCGGCGCAGCCCCAAGCAATGACAGATGCAGATAATGGTTGGCACAGAGCTGGGAAATGCCCTCCGGCGCGCAGCCCCGCCATGGCCTCCGGTGGAGATTTTAGATCTAATTTGATACCGAGGCCGCCTCTCGCCGGAAACCGTCGCCACCGGAGGTTCACCGTCGAGGCCGCCGCACCCCTGCCCTTCCTcgtctcccttccttctattcTTCTCTATCTCCTCCCCACCTTCGAAGCTCTCTCTCCCTGGAACCACAGTAGACCATCGAGGAGCTCAGCCGCCGTCGCCGTCCCTCCGACTCGCCGGAGCTGCCCGTCGTCGCCCCGATCCGGCTGCCATCCACCAGATACACGCCAGCCCCGTTTGAGCCCACGCCTTGGCCATCACCGTTCCCTGCGtcgagctgccgccgccgccccgcgatGACCACATCGCTCGCCTGCAATGAGGTGTGTTTGCCATCGGGTTGTGTTTGTTTTTCTTCCTTGAATTAGGGAGGTGATATATTCGGAGTGGGCGCTGGGCGCGGAACGGTTTCGTCTGGCAGAGTTTTCGTCAGCTGAGGCAAATTGCTAAGCGCAGTTTTAGTTAAGGGCTAGTATAATCATAACGGTTAGATCAAGTTAAGTAGTTCCGATCGTGAGGCTATAATTGATCCGTGTTGTTATGTGTACAATAGGCTGGGTGTACTTAACGATGAATATGTTTTCTTGTTTAATAGCAGTATAGATGTGCTCGCATTTCTTTCTCCCTCTCATCCCATGGATTGATTTTACTCTGGCGCAGCAAGATTTAGTTGCTTTTTATTATGTCGCCAGTTATTTAGTTGCCGCACAAGACAACCATAAGGGAGGCGGCGGACTCTCAGATCGTCTGTATATTTCTGTTCCTTGTGGCGAGAACTTTTAAAACAAGACCACCGTCAAATATATTTCAACAAGTTTGAAAATGTGAATTGTGAAACACGGTGAAACACTATGGAACTATACGAAATGTGGGAGTGAGTTCCGAGCACAATGTTACACTCTATAACACAAGGACCCCAAATGAAACTGGGTATAAACTGTTGTTATCTACATACTTTTTGTACTTGCAAGAAATAGCTCAAAGCACACTGACACAATGTTAGCCTTTCTCTTTATATTTGAATTTGGAGCATAACATCATATTAATAAAACAACAACTTGAGATCAGGGGGTATTGGTTACCTACTGCACTACTGGTACGTTTGGGCTACGACAGTTTGTTTGAAGAACTCACTCCCAAATGGATGGGATCGATTTCACAGCAACCATGGTTACCTCAAATCTCAACCCCACTCGATCAAGGGAAGTGGATTAGCCATATTCGGTAAACAGATCTTACACGAGATCATTACAGAAATTCATGaaggaaaataataatagtgaAAAACACTTGTCTAGCATTTGTGTTGCGGACACAAAACTAACGATTGCCCATGCAGTAGGACACGAGGACATGTGCGAGGCTCTTGGGGCGCGATGCTCTTGGGTCGATAGGTTTCCACATGTCTCCCGTGTGCGGTATAATCCTCTCGTCTTCCCATCTCTCAATAAAACTTCGGTCGTCCCCGAGGCGATGCGCGCAAACCCCCACTTCACATCAGACCCTCGCCGTAGTAGATGAAATTGGCGTCGACGGCAGGGAGGCGGTCGGCGTCAACGGAGAGGGAGCACCGGAGGCCGAGGAAGAGGGCACGGTTTCCGATGCTGTTGACTGGCACCAGCGTTTTCCTCACGAGGTCCACCCTGAGGACCTCCATGCGGGAGTAAACCGGAAtgcgcagcagcagcagctcgccGGCGTTGTCCACGAGAAAAGTGGGCGTGGCTTGCCAGTTACTGCTGGGGACGATGACGGTGATCTGAGGCTTGTTGTGTCGCCGGGAGAGCTCGACTAGCGCAACCGAGCCGCTGGAGTGGGCAGCGTATACGCGCCCTGGAAGGCCACCACGGCGGTGAACCCGCGAAGTGCCGGCGTGGGCTTGACCAGCGGCGGAAAGAAAACACAGTTCTGGTCGGCCCATGCTAGGCGGTGGAAGTTGTAGAAGCTGAAGAGCACCATGGGCGACGAGCCGGCGACCACCACGCTTCTGTCGAAGGGATGCACGGGTGGCACCCGGAAACTGAAGAGGGTGCCCGTGAAGGGATTGAGGACGCAGAGCCTGCACATATCAGGTTCCTGCAGGACGAGCAGGCCACTGGCCGTGGCAAGGTAGGTGTAGCTGCGTAGCACGGAAAGGCGTTTCCGCTGGAAACGCAAGGTTTCGAGGTTGAGGAAGAGTCGCGAGTCGTCGTCGACGTTGCCCCGGGGCTCCTCCAGCATGATCCACCGGCGGGGGTGGAAGCGGGGGTCGGTGTCGTGCGGGTCGGCGGTGGCGGCTCTCCAGCTGTGGCACACGCTCCGGAGTGCCATGTAGTAGTCAAGGTCGGTGGTGGCGAGGAAGACGTCGGCGACGGCGCGGACGAAGTTGGATGGGAGGGATGACCAGTCCGCCGCCATGGCCATGGTCGCCGGTGCTATGAGTTCGCGGTTTGGCATCTGTTCTCGTGGTGTGGAGGAGCCGAATATAAATGGATGCGGGAACACGATGGGGCGCGCTCGGGGAAGCAGCAGTGACTGCGATGTGACGCTGTGTCTTCTGAGCCGGGTCGCCGCTCGCTTCTGAGAGTGAAGCACTTAATTAACGCGTCCGATTAATCAACCACTTCTGCATGAATTGGTGCATGACGATCGCGTAGTGGCCAGGCACGATAGCACTAGCAGTGTCTCGtgcaatcccccccccccccccccccccccccccccccctttttttttcttttataaGAATCTATCTCCAGTTCTCCACTACTGGAATATCACTCTACACCAAGTGCCATGAAAGGCAAAAAAACTTGACAAAGCCTTTGCCAATAATTGTTCTCGGCAGAACACTTCCGTTTAAAGAACCTGATTGAAGCAAAGATACAAATAGGACACtgataactgccacacgtgtggcacaaAGTAATTTCACCCTGACGCCTTTTGATGATAAGTTTAGTTACAAGACGGTGGCAACTTTAGTTGTGAAGCATGACAACTTTCTGTTTGAATGGTAAGTttcaatttatttattttttggaTGGTAACTTTAGTGTAAAAGACGTTAGGGTGGTGTTACTTCATGTCACACGTGTGACTCTTATCATTTAGGGTACAAATATATGTTATGCAACGACACCAAATTAAGCATGGCACTTCCTTTGCCAAGGTCATCGTTGAAGCAAAAATACATTTGTTTATCATATTTTCTGCAGTGGGTAATCAATCATTCTTTTAGCGAAATGTAACATACAATCATAACCAAAAACCCAAACCAAATATAAACTTCAGAGTTTTCTCTCGCATGAAGAAGTCACAAAAGGAACTTGGGTGGTATAGCTAGGCAGTTTGATTTTATCTAAGAAAACATATCATCTATTCTCTGTGATACGGGGGCAAGTCTTATTGGTGGTTTTCTTCGAGTGCAACATGAGGATCCTGTATTTCTTTTGAACAAATAAAGTTACCTACAGAGAAGAAAGACATGTAAAAAACTGAAGATCTGATAGGCGAGAGATTTTGGCCTTGTCTACAGAAATATATGATAGCTCAAATCTAATCAAATAACAACAACCTTTGTAGGCAAAGAGAAATTCAGAACAACATACAATAGGATGGTAGTTCTAAGCAGAGTTTGATGCCTAAACAAAACAAATTTCCTATGAATGTTGACGCCTAGAGGTCTGTTTTATTTATGAACTTTGGCTATAAAGGACATCACTGTAAGAGGAAAAAATTCACAAGCTTAAGAAGGGGGCATAAATAAAAATGCACGCTGCCTCTGCGGCAGACCACGACGCCATCCTTATTATACAAAAACACCACAATCAAAAATCAAATGGGATCAGTAGTTCAGCACATAATCTCAAATTTTGAACATCGAAAAATCTGAAATAATATGTTAACTGACGGAAATCAAAGCTAATACATATATAGAAATTAACAAAAAATTGTACAAAGGCGTATGCTTACAGGAGTAGTTTCTCAGAAGAATGGCTCATCATGTACAAGCAGAATAATTATGCAGCTGTATATATGAGTACAGTGCATTGCCTATACTTTATTCTGTCATCACATTCCTTCTTAGGAACATATAAGAACAAACTCGCTTGCTTGGATCAGACCTGCAACTTCCTTCAGCGTACAACAACCAACAGTCATACTCTTGAATCCAGGTAAGTGAGTAAGTAAGTGATTAAGAAATATAAAGTACAAATTAAATATATTCAGTTTTTCTGTTGCGtgagaaaaaaacagagagaatATAGTTATTCTTgccttttttttagaaaaggaggatgacccccggcctctgcatctgggcgatgcatacggccaatttattaattattttcacaagaccttacaaagttatacaacagtaagactaaagccgccgtctaagcaacaaactgtcgctacacctatccagttgatgaaggggcgcagatagcctgggcctaataccaaacagacatcgcagccaagcctaacatctaagacctgagaccccaacctagccacttgccgggtctggggcacacacTCGTCCGGCGTGCTCTCAGAGGCCGCCACCGCCAACTGCCACCGCTCCATCTTCAGAACTGTACTGATGCATTAACCCTTGCTCGATCTAGCTATCATCGACaccaccacggcgcccaacggcACCTCCTCCCTGCGCGCAAACAGCTGTGCACGTCACGGTCGCCACTGATACACCTCAGTGCCATGCTGCCAAGTACCACcagccgacacagcttgaagtccttggaagatctgtcgtgcgtagcacctgtcgaccaggcatgacaaagcgtagcacctatcggtcaggcatgacttgacatctccaccgaagctccatgagagacgaagccgctccacctcctgcctttgacttccagcgctgctccacaaacgatgctcccaaaagagaaacgacaccgcagtGCCGCCATTGTCCTGATCTGGaacaccagatcctagggtttcccccagaGCAGCACGAGTGGGTCAACAGTAGTTACCCGACGATGCCTCCATCAAGGTAACGGCgagaacgccgccatcgcctgccGTAGGCTCGGTTTTCACCGGGAACCATGTCTCCCCTACTCGCAGCTGGGACTAGATGATGGATCTCGAGATCCGATCACCAAGCCTCTGGCCGGCCATCTCTGGAAGAAGATGACCACCACGTCCACCAGCGTCACCACGTCGGGCACGCGTCGCCGCCGGCACCCCCATGGTGACTAGAGGCCGACAAGCCCTGACGAACACCACGCCTCGCCAGCCGCCATGGCCCAGGCCCAAGCaccaccagatccagatcggatcgggtcAAGGACCCCAAGCCGCAGCCGCCGCGGAGGCAGCACCACTGGACGgtgtgtaagggcatatttatccctaagatgttttggtgattgatgacaatgcttttgtggactaatcgtgtgcattgagtgttttcagagattcatccttttggcacgagacgattccctcccctcggagcttgaagcgaagacggtgtagtcctttcgaattagtttggtggactagtttcatagggatcaccgtactatcaagagggggtccgctttggaaaggctagggcggaatcatcacgtacacttcctttgcccccctccgagcctttcggcttct
This genomic window contains:
- the LOC109770524 gene encoding uncharacterized protein, which translates into the protein MSPRRRGSSGYRSVCQRPSGAFYAEIRSGAVRLALGTFETPHEAAPRAQSVAPPPRLITYQDREEYHRRRRRLLITKADERAMAEWCQRYQQDVTDENAFWMERTARHRAERAERRRRKALAEAQCDLFNAGGELFFDSDDPHWEDAWLDTSDDTSKNDDEDDLK